One segment of Shewanella piezotolerans WP3 DNA contains the following:
- a CDS encoding ornithine cyclodeaminase family protein codes for MQVISAESVHQSLNFKELVDALDETFSRPAGMPQRQVFSLDESVSHSDAFAVLPSWNEKTIAVKAFTYFPGNPQKDASLASLYSKILIFSRETGEPQALVDGTSVTYWRTAAVSALGSRYLSREDSSKLLVCGTGNLASFMALAHASVRPITQIKVWGRCEEKARATIELIRNQRSDIEVILCDKLENAVGEADIISCATGSPTPLFPGEWVQAGTHTDFVGNHNHDRRECDTGLIKKSAVFVDSKINVFAEAGELLIPVAEGAFSLDDVKGELAQLCQSGTFARTSDEQISLFKTVGTALSDLVGAQLVYAKVSQD; via the coding sequence ATGCAAGTCATTTCAGCCGAATCGGTGCACCAATCCTTAAACTTCAAAGAACTAGTCGATGCTCTCGATGAAACCTTTTCTCGCCCAGCAGGTATGCCACAAAGACAAGTTTTTAGCCTAGATGAGTCGGTAAGCCACAGTGATGCTTTTGCAGTGCTCCCCTCTTGGAACGAAAAAACCATCGCCGTAAAAGCATTTACTTACTTTCCTGGCAACCCCCAAAAGGATGCTAGCCTCGCTAGCCTTTACTCAAAAATTCTCATTTTTAGCCGTGAAACGGGCGAGCCACAGGCGTTAGTTGATGGCACTAGTGTTACTTATTGGCGCACAGCTGCAGTTTCTGCACTTGGCAGCCGCTACCTATCTCGTGAAGATTCAAGCAAACTTTTAGTCTGTGGTACCGGTAATTTAGCCTCTTTCATGGCGCTTGCCCACGCCAGTGTACGTCCTATTACGCAAATTAAAGTTTGGGGGCGTTGTGAAGAAAAAGCGCGCGCAACCATTGAGCTAATCCGTAATCAACGCAGCGATATTGAAGTTATCTTGTGTGACAAACTTGAGAATGCAGTGGGTGAAGCCGACATCATTAGCTGTGCAACTGGCTCGCCAACACCGCTATTTCCAGGAGAATGGGTTCAAGCGGGCACCCATACCGATTTTGTCGGCAACCACAACCATGACCGTCGTGAGTGCGATACCGGACTTATTAAAAAGTCAGCGGTATTCGTAGATTCAAAAATCAATGTGTTTGCCGAAGCAGGCGAACTGCTAATCCCCGTGGCTGAAGGTGCTTTCTCTCTCGATGATGTTAAAGGTGAATTGGCGCAATTATGTCAGTCAGGCACTTTTGCGCGTACAAGTGATGAACAGATCTCCCTATTTAAAACTGTTGGCACTGCGCTGTCAGATCTTGTGGGTGCTCAGCTTGTTTATGCTAAAGTCAGCCAAGACTAG
- a CDS encoding RNA polymerase sigma factor, with protein sequence MTAQLKVFEQSSFNESDLIDSAKKGDKAAFKQLYQQHHKRVYALCFRITGQVALAEDATQDCFVALWQKLPQFKGQSQFTTWLHSLSVNQALNSLKKHRSFWSRFVASEADIETVSDEYENLDKILVNLPERARIVFVLYALEGYKHEEIAQLMGIASGTSKAQYHRAQKLLADMLD encoded by the coding sequence GTGACAGCACAGTTGAAGGTCTTTGAGCAGAGTTCATTTAATGAATCGGACCTTATCGATAGCGCCAAAAAAGGCGACAAAGCCGCTTTTAAACAGCTTTATCAGCAACACCACAAACGTGTTTACGCGCTGTGCTTTCGTATTACTGGTCAAGTTGCATTAGCAGAAGATGCTACCCAAGACTGTTTTGTGGCCCTGTGGCAAAAATTGCCACAGTTTAAAGGTCAAAGTCAGTTCACAACTTGGCTGCACAGCTTATCGGTGAACCAGGCACTCAATAGCCTGAAGAAGCATCGCTCATTTTGGTCGCGGTTTGTTGCCAGCGAAGCTGATATCGAAACGGTAAGTGATGAATATGAAAATCTCGATAAGATTTTGGTTAACCTACCCGAGAGAGCTCGAATTGTGTTTGTGCTGTATGCGCTTGAAGGCTATAAGCATGAAGAGATTGCGCAGCTTATGGGAATAGCGTCAGGAACCAGCAAAGCGCAATACCATAGGGCACAGAAGTTATTAGCCGACATGTTGGATTAG
- a CDS encoding c-type cytochrome, which produces MQHSILKIACCSTLLTGLVISNVQAADNSFKETLALKELALESDLLNYQADASKGEVLANQRCVACHGDAMLKMMSTYPNLKGQKGAYLFKQLVQFKRGERINPIMQGQASMLSETEMKDVALYYSQQTAVDLSQ; this is translated from the coding sequence GTGCAGCACTCTATATTAAAAATTGCATGTTGCAGTACGCTACTGACAGGCTTAGTAATAAGTAATGTACAGGCTGCGGACAACTCCTTCAAGGAGACCCTTGCCCTCAAAGAGTTAGCTTTAGAAAGTGATCTACTCAACTATCAGGCCGATGCAAGTAAAGGCGAAGTGTTAGCTAACCAACGCTGTGTTGCTTGCCATGGTGACGCCATGCTAAAAATGATGTCAACTTATCCTAACCTAAAGGGACAAAAAGGGGCTTATCTGTTTAAACAGCTAGTACAGTTTAAACGTGGTGAGCGAATAAACCCCATCATGCAGGGGCAAGCGAGTATGCTTTCAGAAACAGAAATGAAAGATGTTGCACTCTATTATTCGCAACAAACCGCCGTTGACCTAAGCCAATAA
- a CDS encoding DUF4097 family beta strand repeat-containing protein, which translates to MIKTPLISLALTTLVFSQTLIAAESVDQTQSFKGEAKVSVNVQRGDVIFKPWDKNEISVKGELDELSEGLTFTVNGSHVVIEDKMPRQYNGSNKEGSQLTIMLPQRIKLQAEGVSANYRIDGFNGKMDISSVSGDIKATQLQDKVMIHTVSGDISSRELNGKVMLETVSGEIKDTDSAGKVAYRLVSGELTASSRADQVSVELVSGDASLALGDIESLSIKTVSGDIELSINSLKDKAKLGSVSGDIDVHFTAKVNASFDINGGPSGKITNKLTNDKVSKEQYSPQTYLKFQAGDGSATLNASTISGNIELSN; encoded by the coding sequence ATGATTAAAACACCACTTATCAGCCTAGCATTAACCACACTTGTCTTCAGCCAAACGCTTATTGCAGCGGAATCCGTCGACCAAACACAATCGTTCAAAGGAGAAGCAAAAGTCAGTGTTAATGTTCAGCGAGGAGATGTGATCTTTAAACCCTGGGATAAAAATGAGATTTCAGTTAAAGGTGAACTTGATGAATTGAGCGAAGGGCTAACCTTCACCGTAAATGGTAGCCATGTGGTGATCGAAGACAAGATGCCGAGACAATACAACGGTAGCAACAAAGAGGGTTCGCAATTAACCATCATGCTTCCGCAAAGGATAAAGCTACAAGCTGAGGGCGTTTCGGCCAATTACCGGATTGATGGGTTCAACGGTAAAATGGATATTAGCTCGGTTAGTGGTGATATTAAGGCGACTCAATTACAAGATAAAGTGATGATTCATACTGTATCAGGAGATATTAGTAGTCGAGAACTTAACGGTAAAGTGATGTTAGAAACCGTCTCCGGTGAAATTAAAGATACTGATAGCGCAGGAAAAGTGGCTTATCGCTTGGTCAGCGGCGAATTAACAGCAAGTAGTCGTGCAGATCAAGTCTCTGTCGAGTTAGTCTCTGGTGATGCGAGCCTCGCTCTTGGTGATATAGAGAGCCTTAGTATAAAAACCGTTAGTGGTGATATCGAATTGTCAATTAACAGCCTTAAAGATAAAGCAAAACTAGGTAGTGTCAGTGGTGATATCGATGTCCACTTTACCGCTAAGGTAAATGCCTCATTCGATATCAATGGCGGACCAAGCGGCAAGATCACAAATAAACTAACCAATGATAAAGTATCTAAAGAGCAATACTCACCGCAAACATATCTTAAGTTTCAAGCAGGAGATGGCAGTGCTACTCTCAATGCTTCCACAATCAGTGGCAATATAGAGCTTTCAAACTAG
- a CDS encoding glucosaminidase domain-containing protein: MLRKPQVQLALLVAAIVLLVYAANSQFSPDNDSDVVNTLDSAKKTEKLTKVNPNKNSSEQPDSNASEQRLVAADLATDAGSTQTQTSFIKVSDDRPTKAPKDIHINSLDELSTLFDSLSYNTKSWQEGNREVPRLTFDSVSERWQKTSNEIPVQQKKMIFFRLIAPLILVANENILLERRLIESAPLDDIVLLNIAVKYRIIKGVDETITEQQRQQLLEEIDILPPSLVLAQAAEESGWATSRFTVEGNAFFGQWDFSGNGMVPKQQRKELGNYGLARFDTPLASVEGYMLNLNTNNAYKKLRSLRASLRANNSPITGLELAGTLDKYSERGQAYIDGIRQMIRYNKLDQVDEAYLSDSAPLHLIPRAEP, encoded by the coding sequence ATGCTTAGAAAACCTCAAGTACAACTCGCGCTACTTGTCGCTGCAATTGTGTTGCTCGTTTATGCGGCTAACTCCCAATTTAGTCCAGATAATGATAGTGACGTAGTTAATACTCTAGATTCAGCGAAAAAAACTGAAAAATTAACTAAGGTAAATCCCAATAAAAACAGTAGCGAACAGCCGGATAGTAACGCTTCGGAACAACGTCTTGTTGCTGCCGATCTTGCTACAGATGCAGGTTCAACTCAGACCCAAACCAGCTTTATAAAGGTTTCAGATGACAGACCGACTAAAGCGCCTAAAGATATCCATATTAACTCCCTTGACGAGCTTTCCACACTGTTTGACTCATTAAGTTACAACACAAAAAGCTGGCAAGAGGGTAATCGAGAGGTTCCTAGGTTAACCTTTGACTCAGTCAGTGAACGCTGGCAAAAAACCTCTAATGAGATCCCCGTTCAGCAAAAAAAGATGATTTTTTTCCGGCTAATAGCACCACTTATTTTAGTGGCTAACGAAAATATTTTACTAGAGCGGCGCTTAATTGAGTCAGCCCCTTTAGATGATATTGTACTGCTGAACATTGCGGTCAAATATCGGATAATAAAAGGGGTCGATGAAACAATTACCGAACAACAGCGGCAGCAATTGCTGGAAGAGATAGACATTCTTCCCCCATCATTAGTATTGGCGCAAGCCGCAGAAGAGAGTGGTTGGGCTACATCTAGGTTCACCGTTGAGGGCAATGCCTTTTTTGGACAGTGGGATTTTAGTGGAAATGGTATGGTTCCGAAACAGCAGCGCAAAGAGCTAGGCAATTATGGCCTCGCCCGTTTCGATACCCCATTGGCATCTGTTGAGGGTTATATGCTTAACCTGAATACAAACAATGCATACAAGAAATTACGTAGTTTAAGAGCGAGTCTACGCGCTAATAACTCGCCGATTACGGGCCTAGAGCTGGCTGGTACACTCGATAAATACTCAGAAAGAGGCCAAGCGTATATTGACGGGATCAGGCAGATGATCCGTTACAATAAACTCGATCAAGTGGACGAAGCTTACCTCAGTGATTCAGCGCCGCTGCATCTAATTCCTAGAGCGGAGCCATAA
- a CDS encoding sulfite oxidase — protein MAIDRRNFIKGAVATSVSVMLPTSWAFAQNRPAGMVPLDVSAVTWSKVDDLPSHFKVLNSNPLNAFPPEHLLAPVKTPADVAFIRWNGQMPDFENIDAGTWEFTVDGESIETPRTYTIAELKQKFKTVTQQLVLECGGNSRENFYPNAKGNQWSNTAVFCAEWTGVLVKDVLADCGVKSDAVYTAHYGADKHISGKGAAISRGVPIEAAMNENAMIAWGMNGEDIPYMHGYPLRIVFGGRPGSVSQKCAVGMGVRDRVHDGKKMAAPAYQVPTNPVAPGEKVDNKDFKIIEEMIVKSLITAPQTGGELSLGEALQVSGHAWAGTRDVAKVEVSYDYGTTWQTAALTKAVNPMAWQQWSIELKLPQTGYYEIWARATDAKGDTQPMVQPQWNPKGYLFNGCHRVAVRVV, from the coding sequence ATGGCTATCGATAGACGAAATTTTATAAAAGGTGCTGTTGCAACCTCAGTATCAGTAATGCTGCCTACAAGTTGGGCATTTGCTCAAAACCGCCCAGCAGGAATGGTACCGCTTGACGTATCAGCGGTCACCTGGTCAAAAGTCGATGACCTACCTAGCCATTTTAAAGTGTTGAACTCAAATCCACTTAATGCGTTTCCACCTGAGCACCTGCTTGCTCCAGTAAAAACACCTGCAGATGTCGCATTTATACGCTGGAATGGGCAGATGCCAGACTTTGAAAACATTGATGCTGGCACTTGGGAATTCACCGTCGACGGTGAGTCTATCGAAACCCCTAGAACCTACACTATTGCTGAACTTAAGCAAAAATTTAAAACTGTGACTCAACAGTTAGTATTGGAGTGTGGTGGCAATAGTCGAGAGAACTTCTACCCAAATGCCAAAGGTAATCAGTGGAGTAATACAGCAGTTTTCTGTGCCGAATGGACCGGGGTGTTAGTTAAAGATGTACTGGCAGATTGTGGCGTTAAAAGTGATGCTGTTTATACCGCTCATTATGGTGCAGATAAACACATTAGTGGTAAAGGTGCAGCGATTTCTCGAGGCGTACCAATTGAAGCCGCGATGAATGAAAACGCAATGATTGCCTGGGGCATGAACGGCGAAGATATTCCTTACATGCATGGCTATCCTCTACGAATCGTATTTGGTGGTCGTCCAGGCTCGGTTTCACAAAAATGTGCAGTAGGTATGGGCGTTAGGGACCGTGTTCATGATGGTAAAAAAATGGCAGCTCCAGCTTACCAAGTGCCAACCAACCCTGTAGCTCCAGGTGAGAAAGTCGACAACAAGGACTTTAAAATCATTGAAGAGATGATCGTAAAGTCACTTATTACAGCACCACAAACAGGTGGTGAACTCTCTTTAGGAGAGGCTTTGCAAGTCAGTGGGCATGCTTGGGCAGGCACCCGTGACGTGGCTAAAGTTGAAGTCAGCTATGACTATGGCACAACGTGGCAGACAGCAGCTTTAACCAAAGCAGTAAACCCTATGGCGTGGCAGCAGTGGAGTATTGAGCTCAAGCTACCACAAACTGGCTACTACGAAATATGGGCCCGCGCAACGGATGCAAAAGGCGATACTCAGCCAATGGTGCAACCTCAATGGAACCCTAAAGGTTACCTCTTCAACGGTTGTCATCGTGTCGCAGTAAGGGTCGTATGA
- a CDS encoding methyl-accepting chemotaxis protein produces MLIRHKLLFSAAVSIAALAAMFGLQLYFGQVQSELSKASQEISSLKGEVLSLRRDEKDFLARLDLKYVDKHQSNHNDIRALTQDLNRIFSRHNIPTEALTAFNRDLGLYSKTFKNVVALNKEIGLTPKSGLYGTLRGAVHQVESLVKQHDEPSLMVEMLQLRRAEKDFMLRRSESYIAKFANGISQFNSTLSSSSLDESSKQNIAKYIKQYDADFNELVIKERQLGLSITQGEMGKLRKAVANTDSALIQLESLAHSAIEAKENSAFYVGLTIAVLIALALAAATFVIIRSIIDPVKQITAVITHIEVNKDLSMRCDDSSDDELGQIAKHFNSMVESFQELIEQVTTSVDTMNQSCQELASNVTRASEGVSSQLNETDMVATAVTEMGATIEEIAKNTELAANKASTTHENAQLGQRGVEQTIEKIETLAFQINESSIVVNELEKDSETIGSVLSVIKSIAEQTNLLALNAAIEAARAGEQGRGFAVVADEVRSLALRTQESTEEISTIVQNLQSRTRSIVQVMSASRIQGDESAVQAASAGDLLLQINNDVTNIMDMSTQIAAAIEEQSMVATEVNKNVVVIRDIAQSTADSAAQNSAATENVKERAEYLKQAVSKFKI; encoded by the coding sequence ATGTTGATCCGTCATAAGTTGCTTTTTAGTGCAGCGGTGTCTATTGCTGCGCTTGCGGCTATGTTTGGTTTACAGCTTTATTTTGGTCAAGTTCAGTCTGAACTCTCTAAGGCTTCTCAAGAGATCTCCAGTCTTAAGGGGGAAGTGTTAAGTCTACGCCGTGACGAAAAAGACTTTCTTGCAAGGTTAGATCTTAAGTATGTCGACAAACACCAATCAAATCACAACGATATTAGAGCACTTACCCAAGACCTCAATCGCATATTTAGCAGGCACAATATTCCAACTGAGGCACTAACCGCATTTAACCGTGATTTAGGTTTATATAGCAAAACCTTTAAAAACGTCGTCGCGCTAAACAAAGAGATAGGCTTAACCCCAAAGTCAGGATTATATGGCACGCTTCGTGGCGCTGTTCATCAGGTGGAGTCATTAGTTAAGCAACATGACGAACCTAGTTTAATGGTTGAAATGCTGCAGCTTAGACGTGCAGAAAAAGATTTTATGCTTAGACGCAGTGAGAGCTATATTGCAAAATTTGCTAATGGGATCAGTCAATTTAATAGCACATTATCGAGCTCTAGTTTAGATGAGTCATCTAAACAAAATATCGCTAAATATATTAAACAATATGACGCAGACTTTAATGAGTTAGTCATTAAAGAGCGACAGCTTGGCCTCAGTATTACTCAGGGAGAGATGGGGAAGTTGAGAAAAGCGGTAGCGAACACGGATAGCGCATTAATCCAACTTGAATCTTTGGCTCACTCCGCGATTGAAGCTAAAGAGAATTCGGCTTTCTATGTTGGACTGACAATTGCGGTACTTATAGCGCTTGCTTTAGCTGCTGCCACATTTGTAATTATCCGCAGTATTATTGATCCTGTAAAACAGATCACGGCGGTTATCACTCACATTGAAGTAAACAAAGACCTATCAATGCGTTGTGACGACAGTAGTGACGATGAGCTTGGCCAAATCGCCAAGCACTTCAATAGCATGGTTGAAAGTTTTCAAGAATTGATTGAGCAAGTTACTACGTCGGTAGATACCATGAATCAATCTTGCCAAGAGCTAGCAAGTAATGTAACTCGGGCATCAGAAGGGGTGAGCAGTCAGCTAAATGAGACTGATATGGTTGCAACGGCCGTCACTGAGATGGGCGCCACCATCGAAGAGATCGCTAAAAACACTGAACTTGCCGCGAATAAGGCCAGTACAACTCATGAGAATGCGCAACTTGGTCAACGCGGTGTAGAGCAGACCATTGAAAAAATAGAGACGTTAGCATTTCAGATCAATGAGTCATCGATCGTTGTGAATGAGCTTGAGAAAGACAGTGAAACCATAGGTAGCGTGTTGAGTGTGATTAAGTCGATTGCTGAGCAGACCAATCTACTCGCCTTAAATGCCGCTATTGAAGCGGCGCGAGCGGGAGAGCAGGGGCGTGGCTTTGCTGTCGTTGCCGATGAAGTGCGCAGTTTAGCGTTGAGAACCCAAGAGTCTACTGAAGAGATCTCCACCATAGTGCAGAACCTACAGAGCCGGACTCGCTCAATTGTTCAAGTGATGAGCGCTAGTCGTATCCAAGGAGATGAAAGCGCAGTGCAGGCTGCATCGGCTGGGGACCTGTTACTGCAGATAAACAATGACGTCACCAACATTATGGACATGAGCACTCAAATTGCAGCTGCTATTGAAGAGCAAAGCATGGTCGCCACAGAAGTGAATAAGAACGTGGTCGTGATTAGAGACATTGCCCAGTCTACTGCCGATAGTGCCGCTCAGAACTCCGCCGCAACAGAGAATGTTAAAGAGCGCGCAGAGTATTTAAAGCAAGCAGTGAGCAAATTTAAGATTTAA
- a CDS encoding LysR family transcriptional regulator, with product MELRHIKHFVALAQSKSYSVAASKLDISQPSLTRSIQKMEQSLGVKLFIRDSRRVSLTYHGDLVLKHSDKILNTVCNLEADIKINSGRSNGKLTIGGGTLASSNILNDILHNFSKLHPNVSVELRTRDIDELCSLLSKGEIDLFISEIKISGLSEREELQVISYKKSRGVFFCRPGHPLLNDKYLYTPRLKDFPISLPRATTSDIESLFGDLFDVNRSAFSGLFKFEYFHSVSKTIVESDMIGLIPEIVIANELASGELVLLDVLDMPEIKVDYGVVFHKSRVPDGTNKLFLEFFKSLVAKPCH from the coding sequence ATGGAATTAAGACATATAAAGCATTTTGTAGCGCTTGCGCAATCTAAAAGTTACAGTGTTGCCGCTAGTAAATTGGATATTTCACAACCCTCTTTAACTCGTAGTATTCAAAAGATGGAACAGAGCTTAGGTGTAAAGCTATTTATAAGGGACTCTAGACGGGTATCGCTGACTTACCACGGCGACCTAGTGTTGAAGCATAGTGATAAAATTCTTAATACAGTTTGTAATCTAGAGGCCGATATTAAAATTAATAGTGGACGTTCAAATGGAAAATTAACGATTGGTGGCGGAACGCTAGCGTCGAGTAATATACTAAATGACATACTGCATAATTTTTCAAAATTGCACCCCAATGTCAGTGTTGAATTAAGAACTCGTGATATTGATGAACTATGTTCATTACTATCAAAAGGTGAAATAGATCTTTTTATTTCAGAGATAAAAATATCTGGTCTCTCTGAAAGAGAGGAATTACAGGTCATTAGTTATAAAAAGTCCAGAGGTGTATTTTTTTGTAGGCCAGGTCATCCACTACTAAATGATAAATATCTATATACTCCAAGACTAAAAGATTTTCCTATCTCTTTACCTAGAGCTACAACATCTGATATTGAAAGTTTATTTGGTGATCTTTTCGATGTGAATCGTAGTGCATTTTCTGGTTTGTTTAAATTTGAATACTTCCATTCTGTAAGTAAAACGATTGTAGAAAGTGACATGATAGGCTTAATTCCTGAGATCGTTATTGCTAATGAACTAGCTTCTGGAGAATTAGTTTTGTTAGACGTTTTAGATATGCCAGAGATTAAAGTTGACTACGGGGTCGTGTTTCATAAATCCCGAGTTCCTGATGGGACAAATAAATTGTTTCTCGAGTTCTTTAAGTCGCTTGTCGCTAAACCCTGTCATTGA